Proteins encoded in a region of the Patescibacteria group bacterium genome:
- a CDS encoding DsbA family protein — protein MTNKDTTSKIFLKGLLTGLAIITLVGAGFLIGQNKNVASVNPSLNENSQKKETTKEIEISSDDNIKGDVSAAITIVEFSDFQCPFCLRFHQTMLQIMKDYPDKVTWVYKHFPLDSIHPQARPAAEASECAAEQDKFWEFSDGLFKNQSELGLNLYKELALELGLNEIQFKDCISSRKYKDKVEADLQQGIAAGVTGTPGSFLNNQPLGGAAPYENLKSIIDQILSEI, from the coding sequence GCTATAATAACTTTAGTTGGTGCAGGATTTTTGATTGGTCAAAATAAAAATGTAGCCAGTGTAAACCCTTCACTAAATGAAAATAGCCAAAAAAAAGAAACTACCAAAGAAATAGAAATCAGCTCCGATGATAACATTAAAGGGGATGTAAGTGCAGCCATTACTATTGTTGAGTTTTCTGATTTTCAGTGTCCATTTTGTCTGAGATTTCATCAAACAATGCTACAAATAATGAAAGATTATCCTGATAAAGTAACATGGGTCTATAAGCACTTTCCTTTAGATTCTATTCATCCTCAGGCCAGGCCAGCTGCTGAGGCTTCAGAGTGTGCCGCAGAACAAGATAAATTTTGGGAATTTTCAGATGGTTTATTTAAAAATCAATCAGAACTTGGATTAAATTTATACAAAGAATTAGCTTTAGAACTTGGTCTTAATGAGATTCAATTCAAGGATTGTATTTCTTCAAGAAAATACAAAGACAAGGTTGAGGCAGATTTACAACAAGGAATAGCAGCAGGAGTAACTGGAACACCAGGCAGTTTTCTAAACAACCAACCGCTTGGTGGTGCTGCGCCTTATGAGAACTTAAAATCAATTATAGATCAGATTTTGTCTGAAATTTAA